From Triticum urartu cultivar G1812 chromosome 2, Tu2.1, whole genome shotgun sequence, a single genomic window includes:
- the LOC125535837 gene encoding L-type lectin-domain containing receptor kinase SIT2-like, whose amino-acid sequence MHSRSVLALGLLLLLSLDGEVALAAEDGQFAYQGFVTANLTLDGLATVMPNGLLLLTDPVTEYKTTGHAFHPAPLRFLKSSTTSTTTTNSTAMARSFSATFVFAISSRYDGLTSYGLAFVVAPTSNLSAANGVMDAAFRDINSNHVGINVNSLISRQAKPAGYYSDENGVFQDLRLNSRQPMQVWVDYNAQARRLNVTLAPIQVRKPRNPLLSEVIDLSAVTTDKMYVGFSASAGLSIGTHHYVLGWSFSLDGPAPPLDFSKLPSLPRLGPKPRPKILDAVLPLVTTSLVIVVLAAVFFFLWHRRRFTEVREYWEEEFGPYRFTYKDLFHATEGFSDRNLLGVGGFGRVYRGVLSVSNLEVAVKRVSHDSKQGVREFIAEVVSIGRLRHRNLAQLLGYCRRKGELLLVYDYMENGSLDKYLYNENKPTLHWAERYQIIKGVASSLLYLHEEWEKIVIHRDIKASNVLLDRQMNGRLGDFGLARLYDHGTVSKTTHVVGTMGYLAPEIIRTGKATPLTDVFAFGVFLLEVACGCRPIGSSKNNTEIVLVDWVLEHHRNVSILDTVDPRLMGNFNIEEVTLVLKLGLLCSYPSPSARPSMRKVMQYLDRGESIPDMPPTYVSYSTIAMMQNEGFDSYIMSCTPSNSTVSGKSSVTVLQEGR is encoded by the coding sequence ATGCATTCTCGGTCTGTGCTAGCCCTGGGTCTGCTCCTGCTGTTGAGCCTCGACGGAGAGGTGGCCCTGGCGGCGGAAGACGGCCAGTTCGCCTACCAAGGTTTCGTCACCGCGAACCTCACGCTGGATGGCCTCGCCACCGTCATGCCCAACGGCCTCCTGTTGCTCACCGATCCGGTCACGGAGTACAAGACAACAGGCCATGCCTTCCACCCTGCACCACTCCGCTTCCTCAAAAGTTCCACCAcgtcgacgacgacgacgaacagCACCGCCATGGCGCGGTCCTTCTCCGCGACCTTCGTGTTTGCCATTTCGTCCAGGTACGATGGCCTGACCAGCTATGGGCTTGCGTTCGTGGTCGCGCCGACCTCGAACCTCTCAGCAGCAAACGGCGTCATGGACGCTGCGTTTCGCGACATCAACAGCAACCACGTCGGCATCAACGTCAACAGCCTCATCTCACGGCAAGCCAAGCCGGCTGGGTACTACAGCGACGAGAACGGCGTCTTTCAAGACCTGAGGCTAAACAGCCGCCAACCGATGCAGGTGTGGGTGGACTACAACGCCCAGGCCAGGCGATTAAACGTGACATTAGCACCCATCCAGGTACGAAAGCCTAGAAATCCTCTGCTCTCCGAGGTCATCGATCTCTCCGCGGTCACGACGGACAAGATGTACGTCGGCTTCTCAGCTTCTGCAGGTCTCAGCATAGGCACGCACCACTATGTCCTTGGATGGAGCTTCAGCTTGGACGGACCTGCCCCACCGCTAGACTTCTCCAAGCTTCCCTCCTTGCCACGCCTGGGACCCAAGCCTCGGCCCAAGATATTGGATGCCGTGCTACCACTAGTCACCACATCCCTTGTGATTGTAGTGCTAGCTgccgtcttcttcttcttgtggCATAGGCGTCGATTCACTGAGGTGCGAGAGTATTGGGAGGAAGAGTTCGGCCCATATCGGTTCACATACAAGGATTTATTTCACGCCACGGAGGGGTTCTCTGATAGGAATTTGCTTGGCGTAGGAGGATTCGGAAGAGTGTATAGGGGAGTTCTTTCTGTGTCCAATTTAGAGGTTGCCGTGAAGAGAGTGTCACATGATTCGAAACAAGGAGTAAGGGAGTTCATTGCGGAGGTGGTGAGCATTGGCCGTCTCCGCCACCGAAATCTTGCGCAGTTGCTAGGCTATTGCCGGCGAAAGGGTGAACTTCTCTTGGTATATGACTACATGGAAAATGGCAGTCTTGACAAGTACTTGTACAACGAAAACAAGCCAACTCTACATTGGGCCGAGAGGTATCAGATCATCAAAGGTGTTGCATCAAGCTTGTTGTATCTTCATGAGGAATGGGAGAAAATCGTCATACATCGAGATATAAAAGCAAGCAATGTGCTCCTGGACAGACAAATGAATGGACGACTTGGTGATTTTGGTCTGGCAAGGTTATATGACCATGGCACAGTTTCTAAAACAACACATGTGGTGGGCACCATGGGATATCTTGCACCAGAAATTATACGCACCGGAAAGGCAACGCCCTTAACAGATGTGTTTGCATTTGGCGTGTTTCTCCTAGAGGTCGCCTGTGGGTGTAGGCCAATTGGTAGCAGCAAGAACAACACAGAGATAGTGTTGGTCGATTGGGTGCTTGAACACCACCGCAATGTCTCAATTCTCGACACAGTAGATCCTCGACTCATGGGGAATTTCAACATAGAGGAAGTCACTCTCGTGCTCAAACTAGGTTTATTATGCTCATACCCATCACCCAGTGCAAGGCCTAGCATGCGAAAGGTCATGCAATACCTGGACCGTGGAGAGTCAATTCCTGACATGCCTCCAACATATGTGAGTTATAGCACGATAGCAATGATGCAGAATGAAGGGTTCGATTCCTACATAATGTCGTGCACTCCGTCGAATAGCACTGTATCTGGCAAGTCTTCGGTGACGGTTCTACAAGAAGGAAGATGA